A single genomic interval of Cellvibrio sp. PSBB023 harbors:
- a CDS encoding Ppx/GppA phosphatase family protein produces the protein MFNLSSSPDAGASHIAALDLGSNSFHMIVARWDNGQLTLLDRLREPVRLGFGLQADGSLSKDARERALACLERFGECLRAYPSRSVRIVGTKTLRSISDAGEFLAAAEARLGHPVEIISGDEEARLIYLGVAHCIAPDKGNRIVMDIGGGSTEVILGSGMTPSLKESLNMGCVAITKQFFNDGKVTEKSITKALIACLQELQPVKDEFIERGWQEVLGASGSIKAVAKVCETNGWSDGAISATSLDKIIARYLDAGKLDIDMPGLSDDRKPVFLGGAIVLRALFEALQLKSMIAADWALREGLLFDQKGRLENHDIRQASVDALALRFHVNMEKATAVEKTALNLLTQVAQKWQLTARDARKLLGWAARLYQVGLDIAHNDYHKHSAYIVQHVDLAGCSRAEQTQLSALVLAHRKRFPAKNFPLDNTDLVRLAILLRLAAIFHRGRIKDGLPNISLTADGKKIKLSLPHHWIQSHPLTQADLDTEQRHLGDIGYELMVSGN, from the coding sequence ATGTTTAACTTATCCTCAAGCCCCGACGCGGGTGCCAGCCATATCGCCGCACTGGATTTAGGCTCCAACAGTTTTCACATGATTGTCGCGCGCTGGGATAACGGCCAACTCACGCTGCTTGATCGTTTGCGCGAGCCAGTGCGCCTCGGTTTTGGTTTGCAAGCCGATGGCAGCTTAAGCAAAGACGCGCGTGAACGTGCACTCGCCTGCCTTGAGCGTTTTGGCGAATGCCTGCGCGCTTATCCCTCGCGCAGTGTGCGCATTGTGGGCACTAAAACCTTGCGCAGCATTAGCGATGCCGGTGAGTTTCTCGCCGCCGCCGAAGCGCGCTTGGGGCACCCGGTGGAAATTATTTCCGGCGATGAAGAAGCGCGATTAATTTATCTGGGCGTAGCCCATTGCATTGCGCCGGATAAAGGCAATCGCATTGTGATGGACATTGGCGGCGGTAGCACCGAAGTCATTCTGGGTTCCGGCATGACGCCTTCGCTGAAAGAAAGTTTAAACATGGGTTGTGTCGCTATCACCAAACAATTTTTTAATGATGGCAAGGTCACAGAGAAATCCATCACCAAAGCACTCATTGCTTGCTTGCAAGAATTACAGCCAGTGAAAGATGAATTTATCGAACGCGGCTGGCAAGAAGTATTGGGCGCGTCGGGCAGCATCAAAGCCGTTGCCAAAGTGTGTGAGACTAACGGCTGGAGTGACGGTGCTATTAGCGCCACATCACTTGATAAAATTATTGCGCGCTATTTGGATGCCGGCAAACTCGATATCGACATGCCCGGATTATCCGATGATCGCAAGCCGGTTTTTTTAGGCGGCGCCATTGTGTTGCGTGCGTTGTTTGAAGCGCTGCAACTAAAAAGCATGATCGCCGCCGACTGGGCGCTGCGCGAAGGTTTATTGTTCGACCAAAAAGGCAGACTGGAAAATCACGATATTCGCCAAGCCAGCGTAGATGCACTCGCGCTGCGTTTTCATGTGAATATGGAAAAGGCAACAGCGGTAGAAAAAACTGCACTCAACTTATTAACGCAGGTCGCACAAAAATGGCAGCTCACGGCGCGCGATGCCAGAAAATTATTGGGCTGGGCGGCGCGCCTATACCAAGTGGGATTGGATATTGCGCACAATGATTATCACAAACACTCCGCTTACATTGTGCAACATGTTGATCTCGCTGGTTGCTCACGGGCGGAGCAAACTCAACTCTCCGCCTTAGTCCTCGCACATCGCAAACGATTTCCGGCTAAAAATTTCCCGCTCGACAATACTGACCTGGTGCGCCTCGCCATTTTATTGCGCCTCGCCGCCATTTTTCATCGCGGCCGCATAAAAGATGGCTTGCCCAACATTTCACTCACCGCCGATGGCAAAAAAATTAAATTATCACTGCCTCATCACTGGATTCAAAGCCACCCCTTAACCCAAGCGGACCTGGACACTGAACAGCGGCATTTGGGGGATATTGGTTATGAATTGATGGTGAGCGGCAATTAG
- a CDS encoding DMT family transporter, whose amino-acid sequence MQTSPSNSGYFFAAGAVLIWSGFVLVARMGGTSELNAFDITALRFGVASLVLLPLWLFWKRVPLFNKTMLSLALTGGIGYSTVVYFAFKHAPAAHGAVLISGLLPFFVPLMAFILLHEPLRRNLRIALPIIALGIICLGVDIFSRSENTLPGDLLLITSSLIWALYTILAKRSGFGAWETAIGSALLSALIFLPVYILWLPKAILLAPVKDIVLQGIYQGLIVAVIAMLFYMAAMTRLGPARTGACMALVPALAGIGASLVLGEDLNGWLVSGLLATSTGAWLGAR is encoded by the coding sequence ATGCAAACATCCCCTTCCAACAGCGGTTATTTTTTTGCCGCTGGCGCTGTGTTGATTTGGTCTGGTTTTGTGTTGGTGGCCCGGATGGGTGGAACCAGTGAATTGAATGCGTTTGATATTACCGCGTTGCGTTTTGGTGTTGCCTCATTGGTGTTACTGCCTTTGTGGCTATTCTGGAAACGCGTTCCACTTTTTAATAAAACCATGTTGTCGTTAGCACTAACCGGTGGCATAGGTTATTCAACAGTTGTGTATTTTGCGTTTAAGCATGCACCCGCCGCCCATGGTGCCGTGCTTATTTCAGGGCTACTGCCGTTTTTTGTGCCCTTGATGGCATTTATATTGTTACACGAACCACTGCGACGCAATTTGCGTATAGCGCTGCCAATTATTGCGCTGGGTATTATTTGCCTTGGTGTGGATATTTTTTCGCGCAGCGAAAATACCTTGCCCGGCGATCTGTTGTTAATTACGTCATCGCTTATTTGGGCGCTCTATACCATTCTGGCCAAACGCTCCGGTTTTGGGGCGTGGGAAACAGCCATTGGCAGTGCGCTTTTATCTGCGCTGATATTTTTGCCGGTTTATATTTTATGGCTACCCAAAGCGATTCTCTTGGCACCGGTTAAGGATATTGTGCTGCAAGGAATTTATCAGGGGCTGATAGTGGCGGTGATTGCGATGCTGTTTTATATGGCGGCAATGACGCGGCTTGGACCAGCCAGAACCGGCGCGTGCATGGCGTTGGTTCCGGCGCTGGCAGGCATTGGCGCATCACTGGTATTAGGTGAAGATTTAAATGGATGGTTGGTGTCCGGTTTATTGGCAACCAGTACCGGTGCATGGTTAGGCGCGAGATAG
- a CDS encoding TerC family protein produces MADPGAWLGLLTLVILEIVLGIDNLIFIAILANKLPPHQRDKARVIGLGLALIMRLLLLLGISWLVTLTEPLFSIFDKSLSGRDLILLLGGIFLLFKATVEIHERLEGKVITQRKSQVHAAFWAVVAQIIVLDAVFSLDAVITAVGMVEHVEVMMIAVIIAMMIMIVASKALTDFVNRHPTVVMLCLGFLLMIGFSLVAEGAGFHIPKGYLYGAIAFSVLIEVFNQLARSNRTRHLIGERPLRDRTAEAVLKLLGGRGDADEVGDDIAGMTAHRGEDEAFEHSERNMIRSVLQLSDRPVQSLMTPRPDIVWVDANASPTELLETLKTTPQTRLLVARDELDNLLGVVQSRDLLTAALDNQPLDLAKLALSPLAVPEGTSALKVLEMLRQEPLPLAIVIDEYGSIKGLVTTGDLLAAIAGELADTNDQPLAVARDNRWWLDGSISLDQVEELLQIKLERGDGDYFTLAGLLLEQLQHVPVVDEQILLAGYEFQIKSMEGRRILQVCATPLTEDLGTPQIGY; encoded by the coding sequence ATGGCTGATCCCGGCGCCTGGCTGGGACTCTTAACACTGGTCATTTTGGAAATTGTACTGGGGATCGACAACCTGATCTTCATTGCGATTCTCGCCAACAAGCTGCCGCCGCATCAGCGGGATAAGGCGCGGGTTATCGGCCTTGGGTTGGCGCTGATTATGCGCTTGCTGCTATTGCTGGGCATTTCCTGGCTGGTGACCCTTACCGAGCCGCTGTTCAGTATTTTTGATAAATCCCTCTCCGGGCGCGATTTGATTTTGCTGCTGGGCGGTATATTCCTACTGTTTAAAGCCACGGTCGAAATCCACGAACGCCTTGAAGGCAAGGTGATCACCCAGCGCAAAAGCCAGGTACACGCCGCCTTCTGGGCGGTGGTAGCGCAAATTATCGTATTGGATGCTGTCTTCTCGCTCGATGCAGTCATCACCGCCGTCGGCATGGTGGAGCATGTGGAAGTCATGATGATTGCGGTCATTATCGCCATGATGATTATGATCGTGGCGAGCAAGGCGCTCACCGACTTCGTCAACCGCCACCCTACGGTGGTCATGCTCTGCCTGGGCTTCCTGCTGATGATTGGTTTCAGCCTGGTGGCCGAAGGCGCCGGTTTCCATATCCCCAAAGGCTACCTCTACGGCGCTATCGCCTTCTCGGTGCTCATTGAAGTATTCAATCAATTGGCGCGCTCCAACCGCACCCGTCACCTGATTGGTGAGCGCCCACTGCGCGATCGCACGGCCGAGGCCGTTCTCAAGTTGCTGGGTGGTCGTGGTGACGCTGACGAAGTGGGCGATGACATTGCCGGTATGACTGCCCATCGCGGTGAAGATGAAGCCTTTGAGCACAGTGAGCGCAACATGATTCGCAGTGTGCTGCAGTTGTCTGATCGCCCGGTGCAATCACTGATGACCCCGCGCCCTGATATTGTCTGGGTTGATGCCAATGCCAGTCCCACCGAATTGTTGGAGACCCTGAAAACCACTCCGCAAACCCGGCTGCTGGTGGCGCGCGATGAACTGGACAACCTGCTCGGCGTTGTACAAAGCCGCGACCTGCTCACCGCCGCGCTCGACAACCAACCACTCGATCTGGCCAAGCTCGCGCTCTCGCCACTCGCGGTGCCCGAAGGCACCAGCGCACTTAAAGTGCTGGAAATGCTGCGACAGGAGCCTTTGCCTCTGGCCATTGTGATAGACGAATACGGCAGTATTAAAGGCCTGGTCACCACCGGCGACCTGCTCGCCGCCATTGCCGGTGAATTGGCTGATACCAACGACCAGCCGCTCGCTGTCGCCCGCGACAACCGCTGGTGGCTGGATGGCAGTATTTCACTCGATCAAGTGGAAGAGTTGTTGCAGATTAAATTGGAACGCGGCGACGGCGATTATTTTACTCTCGCCGGATTATTGCTGGAGCAATTGCAACATGTGCCTGTGGTGGATGAGCAAATCCTGCTCGCGGGTTATGAATTTCAAATTAAAAGCATGGAAGGTCGCCGCATTTTACAAGTGTGCGCTACACCATTGACTGAAGATCTGGGTACTCCGCAAATCGGTTATTGA
- a CDS encoding exopolysaccharide biosynthesis protein: MSLPEPDPGLPAPRHSSVSLSSLLLDFAANFNAERVRVRDITESLGQRSFGFILLIFALPNSLPILGIPGVSTITGLPMLFVAVQMAMGHQRVYLPRWIADSSLTTADFNALINKVVPWLRRIERLMKPRIAFLSAGNAERWLGAFCALLAFLLVLPIPLGNLMPALGILFIALGLIESDGVCVLAGIGIGIASWVLLGGLAWVIFKTALLVIERMF; encoded by the coding sequence ATGTCTTTGCCTGAACCCGACCCTGGGTTGCCTGCCCCGCGTCATTCAAGTGTCAGTTTATCCTCCTTGTTATTGGACTTTGCTGCGAATTTCAACGCTGAGCGCGTACGGGTTCGCGATATCACCGAGTCGCTTGGTCAGCGCTCCTTTGGTTTCATCCTGCTGATTTTTGCCCTTCCCAATTCGCTGCCCATTTTGGGTATTCCCGGCGTTTCCACCATTACCGGCTTACCCATGTTGTTTGTGGCGGTGCAAATGGCCATGGGGCACCAACGTGTGTATTTACCTCGCTGGATTGCCGACAGTTCACTCACCACCGCCGATTTCAATGCCCTGATTAATAAAGTGGTGCCCTGGTTGCGCCGCATAGAGCGGCTGATGAAACCGCGCATAGCCTTCCTCTCGGCCGGCAATGCCGAACGATGGTTGGGAGCCTTCTGTGCGCTGTTGGCATTCTTGCTGGTGCTGCCCATTCCCTTGGGAAACCTGATGCCCGCATTGGGCATATTGTTTATAGCCCTGGGATTGATTGAGAGCGATGGTGTTTGTGTATTGGCCGGTATTGGTATCGGTATTGCAAGTTGGGTGTTGCTGGGTGGCTTGGCCTGGGTGATTTTTAAAACCGCCCTGCTGGTCATTGAGCGAATGTTTTAA
- a CDS encoding GNAT family N-acetyltransferase, protein MESPVQIRFISTIHDLDATRWNQLCPADYPFVRHEFLAALEDSGCITARTGWQAHHLVIEQAGTVIAAMPGYIKTHSYGEYVFDWAWADAYRRHGLDYYPKWINAIPFTPCRGPRLLVSADHNPADLLPAILTALGAESTKQGYSGWHCLFPDEPLSKQLHTLGAMQRLGCQFHWFNHGYACFEDFVAAMSSRKRKNILKERRQVHEQGFVFQVKTGHQLTADDWAIFYALYRTTYLKRSGHNGYLSAAFFQQIGATLPENLVLICASKRDDGDERVIAASLFVRDDTTLYGRYWGCFEEYQFLHFETCYYQGIDFAIANGLQRFDGGAQGEHKIARGFEPVLTYSNHWIQEPGFRAAIQQFLVQEAEGVRQYANEAASLLPFKTIVSE, encoded by the coding sequence GTGGAAAGCCCTGTACAGATTCGTTTTATCAGCACCATTCATGATCTGGATGCCACTCGCTGGAACCAGCTCTGCCCGGCCGATTACCCCTTTGTACGCCATGAGTTTCTGGCGGCGCTGGAAGACAGCGGCTGTATTACTGCCCGCACTGGCTGGCAAGCCCATCACCTGGTGATAGAGCAGGCGGGGACAGTAATCGCAGCGATGCCGGGGTATATCAAAACCCATTCCTATGGTGAGTATGTGTTCGACTGGGCCTGGGCGGATGCCTATCGTCGCCACGGGTTGGATTACTATCCCAAGTGGATCAATGCCATCCCCTTTACCCCCTGCCGGGGGCCACGCCTGCTGGTATCAGCCGACCATAATCCGGCGGACTTGCTGCCCGCCATATTGACCGCATTGGGCGCAGAATCCACAAAGCAGGGTTATTCCGGCTGGCATTGCCTGTTTCCCGATGAACCGCTCAGTAAGCAGTTACACACCTTGGGGGCCATGCAGCGCCTTGGTTGCCAGTTTCATTGGTTTAATCACGGCTATGCGTGCTTCGAGGATTTTGTCGCCGCCATGAGTTCGCGCAAGCGCAAGAATATCCTCAAGGAGCGCCGACAGGTACATGAACAGGGGTTTGTATTTCAGGTGAAAACCGGCCATCAACTCACGGCGGATGATTGGGCGATATTTTATGCGCTCTATCGCACTACCTACCTGAAACGCAGCGGCCACAACGGCTATTTATCGGCCGCATTTTTCCAGCAAATAGGGGCGACGCTGCCTGAAAACCTGGTGCTGATTTGCGCCAGTAAACGCGATGACGGGGATGAGCGAGTGATTGCCGCTTCGCTCTTTGTGCGCGATGACACCACACTCTACGGCCGCTACTGGGGCTGCTTTGAGGAATACCAATTCCTGCATTTTGAAACCTGCTATTACCAAGGCATTGATTTTGCGATCGCCAATGGGTTGCAGCGTTTTGATGGTGGTGCCCAAGGGGAGCACAAAATTGCACGCGGTTTTGAGCCGGTATTGACCTACTCCAACCACTGGATTCAAGAACCCGGTTTTCGGGCGGCGATCCAGCAATTTCTGGTACAGGAAGCAGAAGGCGTGCGCCAGTACGCAAATGAAGCGGCCAGCCTGCTGCCGTTTAAAACCATAGTGAGCGAGTAA
- a CDS encoding methyl-accepting chemotaxis protein → MVQKSLLTKLMTFLFLVMTAIASLVAFTNYQIAANELRHKLDAETAAMVELANSSILEAVFAYDFQQIEAIAKSLVNTSLITSVNVVDHRGKALAAAADEDRGEGQIVRQAIPIVYGGNTIGSYDIAFSTQSMTDALSDQRKTSLLTVLALLAASLITVYVLIRSLVLAPVDEVTRSLSTIADGGGDLTRRLPTDSGNEIAALAHNFNRVMEHIADIIRNVVQVNDKVRVNVNTMSRATESTVNSTSQQLREIELVATAVEELSASATEIARHAGETAEHTNATSILAEEGNAIVSLSLENVNRLTGQIESTAQKIQVLKNNSVNIGSVMEVIRTIAEQTNLLALNAAIEAARAGEQGRGFAVVADEVRSLAQKTRSSTEEIESIIVQLQRAADEAHQAMNTSTVSARETIDTASKVGEALDKIRANIGTINDMNHQIASASHQQSSVANEVSKNITAIHGLSENVVENAQVVNHSGSQLINETGELKKQIDSFKV, encoded by the coding sequence ATGGTTCAAAAATCCTTACTGACAAAATTAATGACATTCCTGTTTTTGGTTATGACCGCTATTGCCTCATTGGTCGCCTTTACCAATTATCAGATTGCAGCTAACGAGCTCCGGCACAAGCTGGATGCCGAAACCGCTGCCATGGTAGAGCTGGCCAACAGCTCGATTCTGGAGGCCGTGTTTGCCTACGACTTCCAGCAAATTGAGGCCATTGCCAAATCGCTGGTAAATACCTCCCTGATCACCTCGGTGAATGTTGTGGATCATCGCGGCAAAGCCTTGGCCGCGGCTGCTGATGAAGATCGCGGCGAAGGCCAAATCGTCCGCCAAGCCATTCCCATTGTGTATGGCGGCAATACTATTGGCAGTTATGACATTGCTTTCAGCACCCAATCTATGACCGATGCCCTGAGCGATCAGCGTAAAACCAGCTTATTGACGGTGCTGGCGTTGCTCGCCGCCAGTTTGATTACGGTGTATGTGCTGATTCGCAGCCTGGTGCTGGCGCCGGTGGATGAAGTCACCCGCTCGCTGTCCACTATCGCCGACGGTGGTGGCGACCTGACCCGCCGCTTGCCTACTGACAGCGGCAATGAAATCGCCGCCTTGGCGCACAACTTTAACCGGGTGATGGAGCACATCGCCGACATTATCCGCAACGTGGTACAGGTAAATGACAAGGTGCGGGTCAACGTCAATACCATGAGCCGCGCTACTGAAAGCACGGTGAACTCTACCTCGCAACAGCTGCGTGAAATTGAATTGGTGGCCACGGCGGTGGAGGAGCTGTCGGCATCGGCCACTGAGATTGCCCGCCACGCCGGTGAAACTGCCGAGCACACCAATGCCACCAGTATTTTGGCAGAAGAAGGCAATGCTATTGTTAGCCTGTCGCTGGAAAATGTGAATCGCCTGACCGGACAAATCGAATCCACGGCGCAGAAAATCCAGGTGTTAAAAAATAACTCCGTGAATATTGGCTCTGTGATGGAGGTGATTCGCACTATCGCCGAACAAACCAACCTGCTTGCGTTGAATGCTGCGATTGAAGCGGCGCGGGCTGGTGAGCAGGGGCGCGGGTTTGCGGTAGTGGCCGATGAGGTGCGCTCGCTGGCGCAAAAAACACGCTCATCCACCGAGGAAATTGAATCGATTATTGTGCAGTTACAGCGCGCCGCCGACGAAGCCCATCAGGCCATGAATACCAGCACTGTCTCTGCGCGTGAAACCATCGATACTGCTTCAAAAGTGGGTGAAGCCCTGGATAAGATCCGCGCCAATATCGGCACCATTAATGACATGAACCACCAAATCGCCAGCGCCTCCCATCAGCAGAGTTCTGTCGCCAACGAGGTGAGTAAAAACATTACCGCTATCCACGGTTTGTCAGAAAATGTGGTAGAGAACGCGCAAGTGGTGAACCACAGTGGCAGTCAGTTAATTAATGAAACTGGCGAACTGAAAAAGCAGATTGATAGTTTTAAAGTGTAA
- the ntrC gene encoding nitrogen regulation protein NR(I), with the protein MQKSNKVWIIDDDRSIRWVLEKALQQAHIETRLFESVDSAMSQLNRDAPDAIISDIRMPGTDGLTLLGNLHATHPQIPIIIMTAHSDLDSAVAAYQGGAFEYLPKPFDVDDAVAVTQRALAHAQEQKTDHGAEAALDTNTEIIGEAPAMQEVFRAIGRLSQSNITVLINGQSGTGKELVARALHRHSPRRNAPFIALNMAAIPKDLMESELFGHEKGAFTGAAAQRQGRFEQANGGSLFLDEIGDMPAETQTRLLRVLADGEFYRVGGHTPVKVDVRIIAATHQNLETLVADNRFREDLFHRLNVIRIHIPKLANRREDIPKLARFFLHKAATELNVDPKVLLPETEEYFCTLQWPGNVRQLENTCRWITVMASGREVHIEDLPPELLDNKEVSTPADDWEKALRHWADQALARGQHQLLSEAVPTFERALIETALKYTAGRKRDAANLLGWGRNTLTRKLKELGMAGGNDPDGDGDD; encoded by the coding sequence ATGCAGAAGTCTAATAAAGTCTGGATTATCGATGACGATCGCTCGATTCGCTGGGTGCTGGAAAAAGCCCTGCAGCAGGCGCATATAGAGACGCGCCTGTTCGAGTCGGTCGATAGCGCCATGAGCCAACTCAATCGCGATGCGCCTGATGCCATCATCAGCGATATTCGCATGCCCGGTACCGACGGCCTGACGCTGCTGGGCAACCTGCATGCGACTCATCCGCAGATTCCCATCATCATCATGACTGCCCACTCAGACCTGGACAGTGCGGTGGCGGCCTATCAGGGCGGTGCTTTTGAGTACTTGCCCAAACCCTTTGATGTGGACGATGCAGTCGCTGTAACCCAGCGCGCGCTGGCTCACGCCCAGGAGCAAAAAACCGATCACGGTGCCGAGGCGGCGCTGGATACCAATACCGAAATCATCGGCGAAGCGCCGGCCATGCAGGAAGTATTTCGCGCAATTGGCCGCTTGTCGCAATCCAACATTACGGTGTTGATCAACGGTCAGTCAGGTACCGGTAAAGAGCTGGTGGCGCGCGCGCTGCATCGCCACAGTCCGCGCCGCAATGCGCCTTTTATCGCCTTGAACATGGCGGCGATTCCCAAGGATTTGATGGAATCCGAGCTGTTTGGCCATGAAAAAGGGGCATTTACCGGCGCTGCCGCACAGCGCCAGGGGCGTTTTGAGCAGGCCAACGGTGGCTCGCTGTTCCTCGATGAAATTGGTGATATGCCCGCGGAAACCCAAACCCGCTTATTGCGCGTATTGGCTGATGGTGAGTTTTATCGCGTGGGCGGCCATACGCCGGTGAAGGTGGATGTGCGTATCATCGCCGCTACCCACCAGAATCTGGAAACGCTGGTGGCGGACAATCGCTTCCGCGAGGACTTGTTCCATCGCCTCAACGTGATCCGCATCCATATCCCCAAACTCGCCAACCGTCGCGAAGACATTCCCAAGCTGGCGCGTTTCTTCCTGCACAAAGCGGCGACCGAATTGAATGTCGACCCGAAAGTGTTGCTGCCGGAAACCGAAGAATATTTCTGCACCCTGCAATGGCCGGGTAACGTGCGCCAGTTGGAAAACACCTGCCGCTGGATTACGGTCATGGCCTCTGGGCGTGAAGTGCACATCGAGGACTTGCCGCCAGAATTGCTCGATAACAAAGAAGTCTCTACACCGGCGGATGACTGGGAAAAAGCCTTGCGTCACTGGGCTGATCAGGCACTGGCGCGCGGCCAGCACCAACTGCTCAGCGAAGCTGTACCAACCTTTGAGCGTGCCTTGATAGAAACAGCGCTCAAATACACCGCTGGGCGTAAGCGCGATGCCGCTAACCTGCTCGGTTGGGGGCGCAACACCCTGACCCGCAAGCTCAAAGAGCTGGGCATGGCCGGTGGTAATGACCCGGATGGCGACGGCGACGACTGA
- the glnL gene encoding nitrogen regulation protein NR(II), translating into MNSHNVYKPILDSLSTAIILVDVDLLICHMNPAAEALLAMSCESNTGEPITYFFYESDETDRQLKMAATQANHYTKRHAEWRLLSGGSVTVDYTVTPFGNHDGLIIEIQPIDRLLRISREEMLTSSHETSRNLIRGMAHEIKNPLGGIRGAAQLLARELPNSGLTEYTSIIIDEADRLRNLVDRMLGPNQLPQWQSLNIHEAIERVATIIKAEGRDAINIVRDYDPSIPELLGDKEMLIQALLNIVRNAMQALTEAQVDNGVIQLRTRIQRQYTIGRKHHGLICRIDIIDNGPGIPEHMIENIFYPMISGRAEGTGLGLTISQHLIHQHHGLIECHSEPGNTRFSLYLPMETHHAEV; encoded by the coding sequence GTGAACTCGCACAACGTCTACAAACCCATTTTGGATAGCCTCAGTACCGCCATTATTTTGGTGGATGTGGATTTGTTGATTTGCCATATGAATCCGGCCGCCGAGGCGCTGCTGGCCATGAGTTGCGAAAGCAACACCGGCGAACCTATCACCTATTTCTTTTACGAGTCCGACGAGACAGATCGCCAGCTCAAAATGGCGGCGACCCAAGCCAACCATTACACCAAGCGCCATGCCGAATGGCGCTTGCTGAGCGGCGGCTCGGTAACGGTGGACTACACAGTGACTCCCTTTGGCAATCACGATGGCTTGATTATCGAGATCCAGCCCATTGATCGCCTGTTGCGTATCAGTCGCGAGGAGATGCTCACCTCGTCCCACGAGACCAGCCGCAACCTGATTCGCGGTATGGCCCACGAAATTAAAAACCCGCTGGGCGGGATTCGCGGCGCGGCGCAATTATTGGCGCGCGAACTGCCAAACAGCGGTTTGACCGAATACACCAGCATCATCATCGATGAGGCTGATCGCCTGCGCAATCTGGTGGATCGCATGCTCGGCCCCAACCAGTTGCCGCAGTGGCAATCGCTCAATATCCACGAGGCGATTGAGCGGGTAGCCACCATCATCAAAGCCGAAGGTCGCGATGCCATTAATATAGTGCGCGACTATGACCCCAGTATTCCCGAGTTGCTGGGCGACAAGGAAATGCTGATTCAGGCGCTGCTCAACATAGTGCGCAACGCCATGCAGGCGTTGACCGAGGCGCAGGTGGATAACGGTGTGATTCAACTGCGCACCCGTATCCAACGCCAGTACACCATTGGCCGCAAGCACCACGGCTTGATCTGCCGCATCGATATTATCGACAACGGCCCGGGAATTCCCGAGCACATGATCGAGAACATTTTCTACCCCATGATCTCCGGCCGTGCCGAGGGTACAGGTTTGGGGTTGACCATTTCGCAACATCTCATTCATCAGCACCATGGCCTCATCGAGTGCCATAGCGAGCCGGGCAATACCCGCTTCTCGCTCTACTTACCAATGGAAACACACCATGCAGAAGTCTAA
- a CDS encoding DUF4124 domain-containing protein, producing MRAFWLLLLLLAPLAVAEIYKTVDKDGRTVYTDKPKTENAEKVELRGLNTVPGAQPLPDSSPASSFDSRPARVEYKIDIISPRSDVTIPVGQRDLAIAAVLQPSLEEGHLLVYFMNGELLEETTMSNIIVKDVPRGTHTLVVEAIDANGQSLGISPPVIVNVIRTVVKKNAPPKPTPK from the coding sequence ATGCGCGCCTTCTGGCTTTTGTTACTACTGCTTGCCCCGCTGGCCGTGGCGGAGATTTACAAAACCGTCGATAAAGATGGGCGAACGGTTTATACCGATAAGCCCAAAACGGAAAATGCCGAAAAAGTGGAGCTGCGCGGGCTAAATACAGTGCCCGGTGCCCAGCCGTTGCCTGATTCCTCTCCCGCCTCGTCGTTTGACTCGCGCCCGGCTCGGGTCGAGTACAAAATTGACATTATCAGCCCCCGCTCCGATGTCACTATTCCCGTAGGTCAGCGCGATTTGGCCATTGCCGCAGTGTTGCAGCCTTCTCTGGAGGAGGGGCATTTGCTGGTGTATTTCATGAACGGCGAGCTGCTGGAAGAGACCACCATGAGCAATATTATTGTGAAGGATGTGCCTCGTGGCACACACACCCTGGTGGTTGAGGCAATTGATGCGAATGGGCAATCATTGGGCATCTCTCCCCCGGTGATTGTTAATGTAATTCGCACCGTTGTTAAAAAGAATGCCCCGCCAAAGCCCACGCCAAAATAG